In the genome of Podospora pseudocomata strain CBS 415.72m chromosome 2 map unlocalized CBS415.72m_2.2, whole genome shotgun sequence, one region contains:
- a CDS encoding uncharacterized protein (COG:S; EggNog:ENOG503P761): protein MVSQTQSQCYTPSSSSSSSSSSSSSGSTTSDTHTTLIGGGGLVPGLGGLGLPPRLGSRSSYNNTSRPYPAVYYSSPTSLPSLDSDRHHHRHHGHGYQLPSHPLHDGHSRGHLSMSDQGGHGGMDGSDSTPQRKRIAVACGRCRKRKIRCSGDPGQGQPCSNCKNANAEPCQFLRVSFTTFVITFRLSNKRQVQSREAPFIRSEQVGDSPFGYNVGDARLYHASRAPTYHASPSSHATAYASDLLSTTGHHMGHGSTTDITGISSYRGSTHSGGYSYVPVKPAYYTAAYSSSPHGLTYGVHSDVDNFGGYGLPVPTGEAHHDAPSGIPVMSMPGTPAWPSSRSMKSPSGYGSMYLDPEVTASPTTYTTPPPSAYSAVRGHSAAGDGPNFSFTNMSASLPSSQSDRVLPVPSSTAATTTTTSHRSSTYPPLSGANKPPTATDSSYDSYGSSRTESSGPESIFSDSERAAAFSNSQGPAAFDMSPYGTSSGSTDASGRRDSAYAAAGAGHETGGGHDGPSLPSLSSAYERHHAAVATRH, encoded by the exons ATGGTGTCCCAGACCCAGTCCCAGTGTTataccccttcctcctcgtcgtcttcatcgtcgtcttcgtcgtcctcggGTTCTACGACATCCGACACTCACACCACActcatcggcggcggcggactCGTCCCAGGACTCGGTGGACTCGGCCTACCTCCACGACTCGGCAGCCGATCGAGTTACAACAACACTAGCCGACCGTATCCAGCTGTATATTATTCATCTCCCACTAGTTTGCCGTCTCTGGACTCTGAtagacaccaccaccgtcaccacgGGCACGGCTACCAGCTTCCTTCACACCCTCTTCACGACGGCCACTCGCGTGGACACCTGAGTATGTCTGATCAAGGAGGGCACGGAGGTATGGATGGGTCAGACTCCACACCACAAAGAAAAAGGATCGCTGTTGCT TGTGGAAGGTGTAGAAAGCGAAAGATCAGATGCAGTGGTGACCCGGGGCAAGGGCAGCCATGCTCGAACTGCAAGAATGCCAATGCCGAGCCGTGTCAATTTCTAAGGGTGAGCTTCACTACCTTTGTCATCACTTTTAGGTTGTCTAACAAGCGCCAGGTTCAATCAAGAGAAGCCCCTTTTATCCGAAGTGAGCAGGTTGGCGATAGCCCTTTTGGCTACAACGTTGGTGATGCCAGATTATACCACGCTTCCCGCGCGCCCACGTATCATGCCTCTCCCAGTTCGCACGCAACAGCCTACGCTTCCGACCTTTTATCCACCACTGGGCATCATATGGGACATGGCAGCACTACCGACATTACAGGTATCTCATCGTACAGAGGCAGCACTCATAGCGGCGGCTACTCATACGTCCCGGTCAAACCAGCGTATTACACGGCCGCATACAGCTCCTCGCCACACGGCCTAACGTACGGGGTCCACTCTGATGTGGACAACTTTGGGGGTTATGGTTTGCCGGTCCCCACCGGAGAAGCCCATCACGATGCCCCCAGCGGCATCCCGGTCATGTCCATGCCTGGGACCCCGGCTTGGCCATCTAGCAGGAGCATGAAATCCCCGAGCGGGTACGGCAGCATGTATCTGGATCCAGAAGTAACCGCATCCCCAACCACCTacacaacccctccaccatcggCCTACTCAGCAGTCCGGGGTCACTCAGCCGCCGGGGACGGGCCGAATTTCTCCTTCACAAACATGTCAGCTTCATTGCCGTCGTCTCAGTCGGATCGTGTGCTTCCTGTTCCTtcttccaccgccgccactaCCACCACGACCAGTCACCGCTCCTCCACCTACCCACCTCTCTCAGGGgccaacaaacccccaacgGCCACAGACTCGAGCTACGACAGCTACGGCTCCTCTCGCACCGAGTCCAGCGGCCCAGAAAGTATCTTTAGCGACTCGGAACGCGCTGCAGCCTTCTCGAACAGCCAGGGCCCAGCAGCCTTTGACATGAGCCCGTACGGCACCAGCTCCGGGTCGACCGACGCTTCTGGCCGAAGGGACTCTGCATACGCCGCGGCGGGGGCTGGACACGAGACTGGCGGTGGGCATGACGGGCCGTCGCTGCCTTCCCTGTCGTCTGCGTATGAGAGGCATcatgctgctgttgccaCCCGGCACTAG
- a CDS encoding uncharacterized protein (EggNog:ENOG503P9EQ) produces the protein MNATANSSSYSTARATMFDLRSSPVPTMMHHHDRDLALQKYYLLHEQHESLRQHLDELRSPQSASFFSSPSTTTSSLSPTGIIPAPVVSSSRHQFRSSSIPTIMMKRSGSSGCLGEVAQEEAKLCDVNEGIKRVLTELLNCEAVRGDRAFRTWVQSRLMDTERELRSGRRRRSAPDA, from the coding sequence atgaacGCCACCGCCAACTCGTCTTCCTACAGCACCGCCCGTGCCACCATGTTTGATCTGCGCTCCTCTCCAGTGCCGACCATGATGCACCACCACGACCGCGACCTGGCGCTGCAAAAGTACTATCTCCTGCACGAGCAGCACGAGTCACTCCGTCAGCACCTCGATGAGCTCCGATCGCCCCAGTCGgcttcctttttctcctcgccctccaccaCTACGTCATCACTCTCGCCTACCGGCATCATTCCCGCCCCGGTCGTGTCGTCCTCGCGTCACCAGTTCCGCAGCTCGTCCATCCCGACCATTATGATGAAGAGATCTGGGTCGTCGGGCTGCCTGGGGGAAGTCGCccaggaggaggccaaaCTGTGTGACGTCAACGAGGGCATCAAGAGGGTGCTGACGGAGCTGCTCAACTGTGAGGCGGTGAGAGGCGATCGCGCGTTTCGGACGTGGGTCCAGAGCCGACTCATGGATACCGAGCGGGAACTCCggagtggaaggagaagacggaGCGCGCCCGACGCTTAA
- a CDS encoding uncharacterized protein (EggNog:ENOG503P0PM), translated as MRLRLVVRRHALPDVRVVFSCKTENDPTIANLLEQVNEIIPLESNEWGLEDYTIELRQKDTGTAFDFFHFQQVADVLKDDEEIYIRPLVTNDRRKRRLSGRDQITNDGRHLLDGIPFGRPRLRAAYNRPAVDIPPLKRPRLTYHPHGEGEDDDAQQLMITESGERGRKKARRAGSVRFSAPYDADSDEDVEDDDFGGQNVNEDESDMEPIDEDDMEEQGLDSDSDEDADLEEDVQDDESDLEAELRDLGNDMEPEKGENSITYGEERGVNARRKAKEFEAPIDGRKRGTKRPRDSNEEDDSDAESVASVIKHYDQHGFPIGSILNGTASRYMVEEMRKKGEPVNLPVHTKFEDDDDEDQNDALEEDANEASHHSSSEESGTSDSESDSGPEVASSKVCPPVRGSSEHDLTDSNPDGDDDLSSDEDENNEEAQTTADTKPSGGDDSDGHNDSDDDDDGSSNSESDNEDHDADSDGASDGSDEGVDLAGDPKSDDDQNSSAPDSDQDSSGKSNSDEADSSDEDSDGSSIDDSNGESSDDDSSASESSSQEATSSGEDSSSDIDSSSDDDSSSDGESSSGDDTSVGQERAVPEPKQIAPSLIKTLQVTEAPAVQSEDAGPPRPWEGKPSTRKRNARRRALAQAKKAAARAEALVALAPTAPSTGMTEADSTELASVTETIAAKKAQMLERIGALTGMIVEELQGDAPSQPASAHDAAPAAQATSRLSETTVAPHKDAACDADRDPDAWRAKINYRAVECCQEGVELSEPPFPFVQRWDPQQKYQHGGRKKRKQRTQDEYQLQDEETPKTKRRRSDVGGIGDYSYDDRGSYYHEASTEYGETTLNYDDEPQEQPERSVSEVREEDEEDDLPPLPADPSTLPLLQPGSAAPGMILTWQQLLMSKATSWAPQVSRLTGIIITLEDHGVLRVRLAKRDQYLDRNEKVYDDEGKRVYDKFELPGMDEEDEEEEEEGYRTLDLSEMMEPRVLQYPSQIVPGTPLVEEPSPSHTANNLEKTTSAQTSATLGHEAPEQSTDETSQMDINTQTLEESVIPESCDPNGSSEDQEAQAAQVMSVEDISMTEDRQHEISQLISEAGFHKEVDPPIANDALSNRSSHSPSRQLTVMSHDALPRPFEPSQPQSDLGSRRASRGTTNGVDSRPIWLEPFNGFSDAISLPPSDHRVESPKLALPPSEIGSIQSERQVDPDFSIDLADSSLNALEDDSANRDALRSSPPYAMEDEPSEVESHEEDEQSEDEQAEEEDNVPTPRPSRLARAVSESSSSDESLPSVSELCTQPSTNNSSGVPAREPVQVDVIPAGKSRMSKTTADAEYEEAMRRLDDMEDESEDSNNSGKLDSDDGDSSSDSDIPNVRRGPSTLARRLMVKPIEKPSPRKSQHLKQSSMAKIKMEPVSSHTETCRRRSARTSTQFQVPKGSQVISLLSSPEPALEENYAEDDIDETYKDSQDSDWPDGDGWVKKRRPTSAARRAGLSKRGMSVPASSLDLLREKASIPQRIASSQQPDSASSQGLARARKRIADGLFHK; from the exons ATGCGTTTGCGACTGGTGGTCCGCCGCCATGCCCTCCCTGACGTACGAGTCGTCTTCAGCTGCAAGACGGAGAATGATCCGACCATTGCAAACTTACTGGAACAAGTCAACGAGATTATCCCCCTAGAGAGCAACGAATGGGGTTTGGAGGACTACACCATCGAGTTGAGACAGAAGGACACGGGCACCGCCTTTGacttcttccacttccagCAAGTGGCCGACGTACtgaaggatgatgaagagattTA CATTCGCCCACTTGTTACAAATGATCGAAGGAAGCGTCGCTTGAGCGGCCGCGATCAGATCACCAATGACGGCCGTCATCTTCTCGACGGTATCCCTTTCGGCCGCCCTCGCCTAAGAGCTGCCTACAACAGACCTGCAGTGGATATACCGCCCTTGAAACGCCCACGACTTACCTACCATCCacatggcgagggagaagacgaCGATGCTCAACAGCTTATGATTACCGAGTCTGGCGAACGGGGACGGAAGAAAGCCCGCAGGGCCGGAAGTGTCAGGTTCAGTGCGCCATATGACGCCGACTCGGACGAGGATGTAGAAGACGACGATTTTGGTGGTCAGAATGTGAACGAGGACGAGTCGGATATGGAGCCCAtcgatgaggatgacatGGAAGAACAAGGGTTGGACTCAGATTCAGACGAGGATGCAGACCTCGAGGAAGATGTTCAAGATGATGAGTCCGATCTTGAGGCTGAACTAAGGGACCTGGGGAATGATATGGAACCCGAGAAAGGCGAGAACAGCATAACATACGGTGAGGAGCGCGGCGTCAATGCACGAAGGAAGGCGAAGGAATTCGAGGCTCCCATCGACGGTCGAAAGCGTGGTACCAAGCGACCAAGGGACAGTAATGAGGAAGACGACAGCGACGCTGAATCGGTTGCGTCCGTGATCAAGCATTACGATCAGCATGGATTCCCGATCGGTTCCATCCTTAATGGCACTGCTTCTAGATACATGGTCGAGGAGATGCGCAAGAAAGGAGAACCTGTCAACCTTCCTGTGCACACCAAGttcgaggacgatgatgatgaagaccAGAATGATGCCCTGGAAGAGGATGCCAATGAAGCTAGCCATCACTCGTCTTCTGAAGAATCAGGCACTAGCGACAGCGAAAGTGACAGTGGACCCGAAGTGGCGTCCTCGAAAGTCTGCCCACCTGTACGAGGCTCCTCAGAACATGATCTCACTGACTCGAACCCGGatggcgacgacgacctgAGCAgtgacgaggatgagaatAACGAGGAGGCCCAAACCACTGCCGACACCAAGCCATCTGGGGGCGACGACAGTGATGGCCATAACGAcagtgacgatgacgatgacggcAGCAGTAATAGTGAGAGCGACAATGAGGACCACGATGCCGACAGCGATGGCGCCAGTGACGGTAGTGATGAGGGTGTGGATCTTGCCGGTGATCCCAAGTCTGATGATGATCAAAACAGCAGTGCACCTGATTCTGACCAGGATTCAAGCGGTAAAAGTAATTCCGATGAAGCTGACTCCAGCGACGAGGACTCTGACGGCTCTTCAATCGATGATTCGAACGGTGAATCAAGTGACGACGACAGCTCGGCTAGTGAAAGTTCCAGCCAAGAGGCGACTTCCAGCGGTGAAGATTCCTCGAGCGACATCGATTCCTCCAGCGATGATGATTCCTCCAGCGATGGCGAATCCTCAAGCGGTGATGATACTTCTGTTGGCCAAGAGCGTGCTGTCCCAGAACCAAAACAGATCGCGCCCAGTCTCATTAAGACCCTGCAAGTCACCGAAGCACCGGCCGTTCAAAGTGAAGATGCGGGTCCACCTCGCCCTTGGGAAGGCAAGCCATCCACTCGGAAAAGAAACGCTCGACGAAGGGCTCTGGcgcaggcaaagaaggctgctgctcgcgCTGAGGCATTAGTGGCGCTAGCTCCTACGGCTCCGAGTACTGGTATGACCGAGGCAGACTCTACCGAGCTTGCCAGTGTAACTGAGACTATCGCCGCGAAGAAGGCACAGATGCTGGAGCGCATTGGAGCTTTGACTGGAATgattgtggaggagttgCAAGGCGATgcccccagccagccagcttcGGCTCACGATGCGGCTCCAGCGGCTCAAGCAACATCTCGGCTGTCTGAAACAACTGTGGCACCCCATAAGGACGCTGCCTGCGATGCGGACAGGGATCCAGATGCCTGGCGAGCCAAGATCAATTATAGGGCTGTCGAGTGCTGCCAGGAGGGCGTGGAGCTCAGTGAGCCTCCATTCCCGTTTGTCCAACGTTGGGATCCCCAGCAGAAATACCAACACGGTGGCcgcaagaagaggaagcagcgTACTCAAGACGAGTATCAGCTTCAAGATGAAGAGACGCCGAAAACGAAAAGGAGAAGGTCAGACGTGGGTGGTATTGGGGACTATAGCTATGATGACAGAGGGTCATATTACCACGAGGCAAGCACGGAATATGGCGAGACTACCCTGAACTACGATGACGAGCCGCAGGAACAACCCGAGCGCAGTGTATCAGAGGTTcgtgaggaggacgaagaggatgaccTTCCACCGCTTCCCGCAGACCCTTCGACTCTCCCCTTGTTGCAGCCTGGAAGTGCTGCGCCTGGCATGATTCTTACTTGGCAGCAACTTTTGATGTCCAAGGCGACGAGTTGGGCACCCCAAGTGTCACGCCTGACGGGAATCATTATCACTCTGGAGGATCATGGTGTTCTTCGGGTCCGGCTTGCCAAAAGAGATCAGTACTTGGACCGAAACGAAAAGGTTTACGATGACGAGGGCAAGCGTGTCTACGACAAGTTTGAACTTCCGGGCatggatgaggaagatgaggaggaggaggaggagggttacCGGACCCTGGATTTATCTGAAATGATGGAGCCCCGCGTCCTGCAGTATCCCTCTCAAATAGTTCCAGGTACGCCTTTGGTGGAGGAACCATCACCGTCCCATAccgccaacaacctcgaaaAGACCACGAGCGCTCAAACATCGGCAACCCTCGGGCATGAAGCACCGGAACAATCTACTGACGAGACATCACAGATGGATATCAACACTCAGACTCTTGAGGAAAGCGTCATCCCCGAATCTTGTGACCCCAATGGCTCCAGTGAAGATCAGGAGGCCCAGGCCGCTCAGGTGATGTCTGTCGAAGATATATCCATGACGGAAGACAGGCAGCACGAAATCAGTCAGCTGATCAGCGAAGCTGGCTTCCACAAGGAGGTTGATCCACCCATTGCCAATGACGCACTCTCGAACCGCAGTAGCCACTCGCCCTCACGACAGCTGACGGTTATGTCGCATGATGCGTTGCCGAGACCATTTGAACCCTCGCAGCCTCAAAGCGACTTGGGATCTCGCCGTGCTTCACGCGGTACAACCAACGGCGTTGATTCGCGGCCGATTTGGCTGGAGCCTTTTAATGGGTTCTCGGATGCcatctcgctgccgccgtcTGACCATCGGGTTGAGTCCCCCAAACTAGCCCTACCGCCCTCGGAAATTGGCAGCATCCAGAGCGAGAGGCAAGTTGACCCGGACTTCAGCATCGATCTGGCCGACTCTTCGCTTAATGCACTCGAGGATGACTCTGCCAACCGAGATGCACTCCGCAGCTCGCCTCCTTATGCCATGGAAGATGAACCCAGCGAGGTCGAAAGccatgaggaggatgagcaaTCAGAGGATGAGCaggcagaagaggaggacaaTGTTCCAACGCCTCGTCCTTCTCGCCTTGCACGGGCTGTTTCCGAGTCTTCGTCATCAGACGAATCCCTGCCATCGGTGAGCGAGCTCTGCACTCAGCCTTCGACCAATAACAGTTCGGGTGTGCCGGCCCGGGAACCGGTCCAGGTTGACGTCATTCCAGCAGGGAAGTCGCGCATGTCAAAGACAACGGCAGATGCGGAATATGAGGAAGCCATGCGGCGGCTGGATGACATGGAGGACGAGTCTGAAGACTCTAATAACTCTGGCAAATTAGAttctgatgatggggattCGAGCTCAGACTCGGATATTCCCAACGTCCGCAGAGGCCCATCCACACTTGCACGGAGGCTCATGGTGAAGCCCATTGAGAAGCCGTCGCCTAGGAAGTCACAGCACCTCAAGCAAAGCTCCATGGCAAAGATCAAGATGGAACCTGTGTCGTCCCATACCGAGACTTGCCGGCGTAGAAGCGCGCGCACTTCGACTCAGTTTCAAGTCCCGAAGGGGTCACAGGTGATATCACTACTTAGCAGTCCCGAGCCTGCGTTGGAAGAAAACTACGCAGAGGACGACATTGACGAGACATATAAGGATTCGCAGGACTCTGACTGGCCCGATGGTGACGGCTGggtcaagaagaggaggccgacgtCAGCAGCAAGGCGGGCTGGCTTGAGCAAGCGAGGTATGAGTGTACCGGCTTCGTCTCTCGACCTTCTGCGGGAGAAGGCGTCGATTCCGCAGAGAATTGCGAGCTCGCAGCAGCCGGATAGCGCCAGCAGTCAGGGTTTGGCCAGGGCAAGGAAGCGGATAGCAGATGGCCTCTTTCACAAgtga
- the RIB1 gene encoding GTP cyclohydrolase II (EggNog:ENOG503NXHB; COG:H; BUSCO:EOG09261UWT) codes for MPGQQPDEWQHHAERTTSQLPSFYSPPTDAQHSSQGDADVSHPDFSFSSDPAVGTSATSPPTPKDGDSSSNDNDSNGDRNDGAGTPSNAPPPSSLLSPAFTPPATPGTATPSSLLLSEPRGVPVDSSVPSGGCGSKHPRLLEQLPQVECIVRARIPTTTGAEMFLHLYTNNVDNKEHLAIVFGNTIRSKSLDAVREGETEMDRLVRGAYTGRLYPGRTTSLEKADGSATERQEPEEAVKSQPPLVRIHSECYTGETVWSARCDCGEQLDEAARLMSLPSNKAGGIIIYLRQEGRGIGLGEKLKAYNLQDLGSDTVEANLLLRHPADARSYGLATAMLLDLGQKEVRLLTNNPDKIRAVEGPNREVVVKERVAMVPLSWKGKGGFRAPEVEGYLKTKIEKMGHLLDPGALPR; via the exons ATGCCCGGCCAGCAGCCAGACGAATGGCAACACCACGCCGAGAGGACGACCAGCCAGTTGCCCTCCTTCTACTCTCCCCCAACAGACGCCCAGCACTCGTCGCAAGGTGATGCCGATGTGTCGCACCCCGacttctccttttcttccgACCCCGCAGTCGGCACTTCTGCCACATCACCGCCCACGCCCAAGGACggagacagcagcagtaaTGATAATGACAGCAACGGCGACCGCAATGATGGCGCAGGGACACCATCAAATGCGCCGCCGCCCAGTTCGCTGCTGTCGCCAGCCTTCACACCTCCCGCCACCCCAGGGACCGCTACTCCGTCCAGCCTATTGCTCTCAGAACCGCGCGGCGTCCCAGTCGACAGTTCGGTTCCCTCCGGCGGTTGTGGATCCAAACACCCACGACTCCTCGAGCAACTCCCTCAGGTAGAATGCATCGTCCGCGCGCGTATCCCGACCACCACAGGCGCCGAGATGTTTCTCCACCTCTACACCAACAATGTGGACAACAAGGAACATTTGGCCATCGTGTTTGGAAACACGATCCGCAGCAAGTCACTCGATGCCGTACGCGAGGGCGAGACCGAGATGGATCGCCTTGTGCGGGGCGCCTACACGGGCAGACTGTACCCAGGGAGAACGACAAGCCTGGAAAAGGCTGATGGCTCGGCAACAGAGAGACAAGAACCAgaagaggctgtcaagaGCCAACCACCTCTGGTCAGAATACACAGCGAGTGTTACACAGGCGAAACCGTTTGGTCTGCGCGCTGTGACTGTGGCGAGCAGCTCGACGAGGCTGCGCGGCTCATGTCTCTACCTTCAAACAAAGCAGGaggcatcatcatctatCTGCGGCAGGAGGGTCGCGGCATCGGGCTGGGTGAAAAGCTCAAGGCTTACAATCTGCAGGATTTGGGGTCGGACACAGTCGAGGCAAACCTGCTCTTGAGACATCCCGCTGATGCGCGGAGCTACGGCCTTGCAACAGCCATGCTGCTTGACCTCGGTCAGAAAGAAGTGCGTCTCTTGACCAACAACCCAGACAAGATTCGCGCCGTGGAGGGGCCAAacagggaggtggtggtgaaggagcgTGTGGCCATGGTGCCTCTGTCGTGGAAGGGCAAGGGCGGCTTCAGGGCGCCCGAGGTGGAAGGATATCTGAAGACAAAG ATTGAAAAGATGGGGCATCTGTTAGACCCAGGCGCGTTGCCGAGGTAA
- the CEL6B gene encoding 1,4-beta-D-glucan cellobiohydrolase cel6b (CAZy:GH6; EggNog:ENOG503NYTF; COG:G), whose translation MGESFLLLQPASPALSPTPYSLLLGPTITMRADVLIAALATGALVAAVPTSPKKPTPPKGDVSNPFVGKTQFVNPEWSNKLTQTYKSFLKKGDVKNAFRTLQAQKVSTFVWVSRLSELSRIDEAIATARRVQKTTGKKQIVGLVLYNLPDRDCSAGESAGELLSGENGFERYKEEFVKPYAQKVAAAKDLEFAIVLEPDSLGNLVTNLNIPLCAGAVDTYRDGIAHAITQLQQDHVHLYIDAAHGGWLGWNDNLPLAADEFAEVLKRADEASGKKNKIRGFATNVSNYNPLHAVVRENYTEWSNSWDESHYASSLAPHLEERGLPAHFIVDQGRVANPGARKEWGEWCNVAPSGFGPAPSTNTNNTVVDAIVWIKPGGESDGECGYFNAPRAGHWHDEFAQQLVQNAHPSVYENWWKFW comes from the exons ATGGGGGAGTCTTTCTTGCTTCTTCAGCCAGCCTCTCCAGCTCTGTCTCCCACTCCAtacagccttcttcttggaccTACCATCACCATGCGTGCCGACGTCTTGATTGCCGCTCTGGCCACCGGCGCCCTCGTGGCTGCCGTCCCTACCTcccccaagaagcccacccctcccaaggGCGAcgtctccaaccccttcgTTGGCAAGACCCAGTTCGTCAACCCCGAGTGGTCCAACAAGCTCACTCAGACCTACAAGAGCTTCCTCAAGAAGGGCGATGTCAAGAACGCTTTCCGCACCCTTCAGGCCCAGAAGGTCAGCACCTTCGTCTGGGTCTCCCGTCTCTCTGAGCTCTCCAGAATCGACGAGGCCATCGCCACTGCCCGCCGTGTCCAGAAGACGACCGGCAAGAAGCAGATCGTCGGTCTCGTCCTTTACAACCTCCCCGACAGAGATTGCTCCGCTGGCGAGTCTGCCGGTGAGCTCCTGAGCGGCGAGAACGGCTTTGAGCGCTACAAGGAGGAGTTCGTCAAGCCCTACGCCCAAAaggtcgccgccgccaaggaCCTCGAGTTCGCCATTGTCCTCGAGCCCGATTCGCTCGGAAACCTggtcaccaacctcaacatccccctctGCGCCGGTGCCGTTGACACCTACCGTGATGGCATCGCCCATGCCATCACCCAGCTCCAGCAGGACCACGTCCACCTCTACATTGACGCCGCCCACGGTGGCTGGCTCGGGTGGAACGACAATCTTCCCCTCGCTGCCGATGAGTTCGCCGAGGTCTTGAAGAGAGCCGACGAGGCTTccggcaagaagaacaagattCGTGGTTTCGCCACCAACGTCTCCAACTACAACCCCCTTCACGCCGTCGTCCGTGAGAACTACACCGAGTGGAGCAACAGCTGGGATGAGAGCCACTATGCCTCCAGCCTGGCCCCCCATCTCGAGGAGCGCGGCCTTCCTGCTCACTTCATTGTTGACCAGGGCCGTGTCGCCAACCCCGGTGCCCGCAAGGAGTG GGGTGAGTGGTGCAACGTTGCCCCCTCCGGATTCGGACCCgctccctccaccaacacTAACAACACCGTCGTTGATGCCATTGTCTGGATCAAGCCCGGCGGTGAGTCTGATGGCGAGTGCGGCTACTTCAACGCTCCCCGCGCCGGCCATTGGCACGACGAGTTTGCCCAGCAGCTCGTCCAGAACGCCCATCCTTCCGTTTATGAGAACTGGTGGAAGTTCTGGTAA